Sequence from the Parvicella tangerina genome:
TGGGCGGATAATTTAGCCTATCGAGCTGATATTTTCTACGAAATGGAAGCCTATGATAGCGCAGCTGTTTATTATGAGCAAGCATTGGAACTTTCTCAAACATCAAAATTCGTAAATCTAATCACGTTTTCTTTGGAAAGGCTATCGTATTGTTACGAGAAACTCAATGATGCTGAACAAGCGATGAAGTATTATAAACTGCTCAATGAACACAAGGACAGTTTGTTGTCTGCAGAGACCAATGCAGCAATTGCCTCACTCCAGGAAGAGTTTAATGCTGCTGAAAAACAAAAAAAAATTGCAGAACAATCTTTAGAGCTGACCAAGCAAGACCTTAAAATAGAGCGTCAGGAAAAGCGAGAACTTTATATAATCTTTAGTGTCTTGGCGCTCATACTTTTTGGAGGATGGGTCATCTATTTTCAAGTGAGAAAAAGAAAAACCGAACGATTGAAGCTAGAGCATGCAAAAGCAATGGAAAAAGCTGAACTGGAAAAGCAGTTCGTAGAGGAGAAGTTGAGGATAGGCCGGGAACTGCACGATAGTATTGGAGCGCAATTAACATTCATGATCAGTTCGGTGGATAACCTTTCTTATTTGGAGAAGGAGGAGAAAGTATTGTTAAGGTTAAATAAGATCAGTGATTTTGGTAGAAATACGATGAAAGAGCTCAGAACCACCATTTGGGCAATGAAAAATGATGATGGTACGCTCAATGATCTTGTTTTGAAAATTAATGAATTGAAAATAAGCGTTCAGGAGGTAATTGATTTGAAAGTGAGTGTTCGTCTCTCACTGGATCATCGGCTAAATGCTTTGGAATTGCTCAATCTTTATAGAATTGTACAGGAATTTGTCCAGAATACGGTGAAGTATGCAGAGGCCTCCTTCGTGTCAATAGCATTTGATTTAATAGACGATAAGATTAATATGGTCTTAAAAGATGATGGAAAAGGTTTTGATGTGGCGGCCAACCAGTATGCTGGAAACGGATTGGCAAACATGCAACAGCGATGTGAATCTATTAAAGGTAAGTTTCAGTTGTCGTCTGGAGCCGCAGGAACAGAGCTGGTATGTACCCTGTCAGGGAGTGGTGAGAATACGTAGAGTTGCGTATATGAAGCGGTTTGGAATAAGCTAAATTTGTGTTGAATTAAAACGAAAATGTCATGATAAAGGTTGCTGTAGCTGAGGATAATGATTTTTTAGCAGAATCTATCAAAGAAAAGCTATCCCTTTTTGAGGGTGAGCTGAAGTATAAATATAGAGGAAGGAATGGCAGCCACTTGCTAGCTTTGTTGGAGGAAGATGCTAACCTGGATCTGATCCTAATGGATATTGAAATGCCAATGATGAACGGTATCAAGGCTACGGAACAAATCAAACTAAAGTACCCACATATCAAAGTGATCATGCTTACAGTCTTTGATGATGAGGAAAATATTTTTAATGCAATTCGGGCTGGTGCTGATGGATACTTGTTAAAAGATGAATCTCCAAAAGTCGTGTTTGAAGGAATCAAACAAATGATGAATGGAGGTGCTCCAATGTCTCCGGCTATTGCGGCTAAAACTCTAAAATTGCTGCGAAATCCTCTTGCTGATATGGCAGGTCAAAAATCTGAGGATTATGAATTGACGAAAAGGGAAGTTCAGGTTTTGGAACAACTTTGTACGGGATTAGATTATAAGTCGATAGGTGAGAACTTGAACATTAGTACAGGAACTGTTAGAAAACACATCGAGAATATTTACAGTAAACTTCATGTAAATAATAAAGTAGAGGCGATAAATAAAGCCAACAGGGAACGTCTTGTCTGAGTTTACTCAGTAATACCCTCTAGCATAAACATAAACGCATATTCTCTTGCCACTTCTTTGAGGTATTCAAATCTGCCACTAGCTCCTCCATGTCCGGCACTCATGTTGGTATGTAGCAAAACTAGATTGGTGTCTGTTTTCATGGTTCGCAACTTGGCAACCCATTTTGCAGGTTCCCAATATTGAACTTGTGAATCGTGAAAACCAGTGGTGATCAACATGTTTGTATACGCCTGTTCTTTAACTTGATCGTAAGGAGAGTAACTGAGCATGTAGTCGTAATACTCCTTATTGTTCGGGTTGCCCCATTCATCATATTCGCCAGTAGTCAGGGGAATAGATTCATCCAGCATTGTGGTTACCACATCAACAAAGGGAACTTGAGCAATGATTCCGTTGTAAAGATCCGAACCTTCGTTTGAAACTACCCCCATGAGTAGCCCCCCTGCAGATCCGCCCATCGCATAGCAATGATCAGAAGAGGTATAGCCTTTTTCAATAAGGAATTTTGTGCAGTCCATAAAGTCGTTGAAAGTATTCCATTTTTTCAGTAGTTTGCCATCTTCGTACCACTTCCTTCCTAACTCCTGACCTCCTCTTATGTGCGCAATGGCAAAGACAAAACCTCGATTCAGCAAACTGATTCTGGAGCTACTAAAGTAAGGATCTTCACTACTACCATAGCTACCGTAGGCATAAAGCAAAAGTGGTGTTTCTGCTCCTAATTTCGTGGTGTTTTTGTACACGAGTGAAATGGGAACTTTTACTCCGTCTCTGGCAGTAGCAAATAATCTTTTAGATGTGTATTCATTTGGATCATATCCTCCAACGATTTCTTGTTGTTTTAGAATCTCTTGATCCTTGGTCTCCATGTCAAATTCATAAGTTGTTCCTGGAGTAGTAAGAGAGGAATACCAAAACCTCAGTTTTGAGGTGTTGTATTCAGAGTTTCCTGAGGTATATGCTACATAAGAGTTATCATTAAATGGTAAATAATATTCTTCTCCACCATTGGATGGGATAATACGAATATGATTCAATCCCTTACTTCTTTCTTCGATGACAAGGAAATTTTCAAATACGGTAAGGTATTCCAGTAAAACATCGTCTCTGTGAGGGATTAAGGTCTTCCAACAATCCGATTTCGTACAACCTGACTCAGCCGTCATCAACTGAAAGTTTGTCGCACCATCTTTGTTCGTCAAAACATAGAATAAATCATCCTTAGCATGATAAACCGAGTATTCTAAGCCTTTAGTTCTTGGATGGAAAACTTGAAATTGTCCATTGGGATTGTCTGATGATAGGATTAATGTTTCAGTCGTAAGAGTGGAGTAGTTTTCAATCATAATATATGCATCAGACTTCGATCTAAAAACATAGGTGGAGAAAGTGTCATCTTCCTCGAAATAAACTTCTTCATCTTCAGAGGCAAGATCTCCCAATTGATGCTTCATTACTTTGTCTGATCGCAGTGTTTGAGGGTTTTGAGCGCTGTAGAACAGGGTGGTGTTGTCGTCAGCCCAAGCCAGACTGCCATCGCCATATTGTAAAACTTCTGGATAGATTTCACCCGTAACTAAGTTCTTAATTTGAATATCGTAAAGTCTTCTGGAAAGTGTATCAATCGCAAAAGCCATTAATTCATTGTTCGGACTGATCTCATAGCCACCCATATCGAAGTATTCATACCCTTCAGCCAATTCATTTCCATCAAGCAAAACCTGTTCTGCAGTGAAGTTTCTGTCTTTTGATCGAACGTAGATCGGATATTCACCTCCTTCCACAGTTTTCGTCTTGTAATAATAACCATTGCGGTAAACAGGAACACTTTCATCTTGTTCCTTCATTCGGCCTTTCATTTCTTGGTACAGTTCTTCTTGAAGCGACTCGGTTTCAGCCATTTGTGTGGCGGTGTAATTATTCTCGGCTTCCAGATAGGCTTTTACTTCTGGGTTTTTACGGTCATTCAACCAGTAATAGTTATCAATGCGTTCATCACCATGCGCGGTTAATGTATGTGGCTTAATCTTACAAACAGGTGGTTTCATATTGGTTGGGTTCGAAGCAGAACTTTTTTCAGTATTTTCTGAGCAGCTCAAGAAAAACAGGATGGTGGATAAAAAGAATATTTTCTTCATAGTGAATTTGTTGTGACAAATATAGACAAACCATTATTGTGCTCATATTCCGATAATATCAAGGTCTTTATTTTGATAATTCGAAACAGAGAGTCTAGGGGTTACGAGTTCTTTAATTAACGTTGAAAGCGTTTGAATCGTTTTGGGGTTGACAACCTGACGGTAGCTTACAATACTTATTTCACGTACAGGAATTGGTTTTTTAAATGGACTCAGTTTACGCTTGCGCTGCTCAGGAAGTTGAAGGCAATAGAGTTCAGGAAGTAATGTTAACCCTCCAAACTGATCGGTGATATTGATTAATGTTTCAAAAGAATTAGCCTCAAGTCGTAGCTTGGATTCATCAACTTTTTTCTCTTGAAGTTCACATATCGTAATGGCTTGATTTCTGAAGCAGTGTCCTTCTTCCAAAAGCCATATCTCTTTGTTTTTCACTTCGCTGGAGGTGATGTAATCTTTCTTTGAATTATCAAGCCCATAGACCAACATAGGTTCATAATAAAGGATGTATTCCTCTAGGGTATCCTCATTCAACGGAGTGGCAAGAATGCCTAGGTCAATCTTGTCCATTTGAAGATGATGGACGATTTCTTCAGTAGTAATTTCGTTTACGATGAGTTTGAGGTCAGGGTAGCTTTTCATGATTTCAGGAAGAATGATCGGCAACAAGGAGGAGGCGATAGTAGGAATTATTCCTATTCTAATCGTCCCAGACATAAAACTGTCCGTTTCTTTGATTCCAATGAGTTCACGCTGAAGACTGAGGATATTTCTTGCTTTTTCCATCACCTCTAGTCCCTGATCTGTTGTTTTAATGGGTTTATGCGAACGGTCGAAAATGGAGAACCCAAGTTCTTCCTCTAGCTTAATGATCATTGCACTGAGCGTAGCTTGTGTCACATGACAACTCTCTGCTGCTTTTCCAAAGTGCTGATGCCGATGAACGGCCAGAATATATTCTAATTGCTGAAAATTCATGATAGATAATAACTATCAAAGATAAGTATCAATTTGACATTAATTAACGAATAAGGTTCACATGACCTTTAGCCTTTTTGTACTCTAATTGACCTTCTTCCTTATAATTTAAGGTCCATATATAACTATTTTCTGGAACTACTTTTCCGTTGAATTTTCCATCCCAGGTCTCACTGATGTCACTAGATTCCCAGATTAATTGTCCCCAGCGATTAAATATCCTTAGGTGATATTCTGCAGGGATTACGCCAGAAAAAACAGGGCCGAATAGGTCGTTGATACCGTCATTATTTGGAGTGAATGTGTTAGGAATGTAAAAGGAAAGCTCGTTCTGAACTTCAATATCTTTACAGTTAATCGTTTCACACCCAAAAGAATTCGTGGCCGTTAAACAGATCGTGTAAGTAGCTGGAGTAGCAGGAAGATCTACCACTACGGTCTCAGATTGAGAGGTTTGACTTAACCCGTTGTCTCCGAATAATTGCCAAAAGACTTGATCCGTGTTAATCGATGTATTTGTCAGTTCCAGACTACTATTTTCTGTGGTGATTAGCTGGGGAGAATAGGTGAAATTGGC
This genomic interval carries:
- a CDS encoding tetratricopeptide repeat-containing sensor histidine kinase is translated as MLRQTILLLFFLITEIVCFSQTRDEIEALCSLGYNDIIGDLEGKRDQYEEALAAAKEFGMDDEVALILERLALISHYLHDFEKALKYSFEAVDYYESKGDLKKLANLYTDLGFSIKHIQLDRSIEYFRAALKINQLQNMGADQAKYFNNYGTLMGMSGKLDSALYYHLKSLEVCIAYKDSLAMPYSLNNAAVIYSKMGSYKKAFEFMDQSDAIRKLEDNDLSWADNLAYRADIFYEMEAYDSAAVYYEQALELSQTSKFVNLITFSLERLSYCYEKLNDAEQAMKYYKLLNEHKDSLLSAETNAAIASLQEEFNAAEKQKKIAEQSLELTKQDLKIERQEKRELYIIFSVLALILFGGWVIYFQVRKRKTERLKLEHAKAMEKAELEKQFVEEKLRIGRELHDSIGAQLTFMISSVDNLSYLEKEEKVLLRLNKISDFGRNTMKELRTTIWAMKNDDGTLNDLVLKINELKISVQEVIDLKVSVRLSLDHRLNALELLNLYRIVQEFVQNTVKYAEASFVSIAFDLIDDKINMVLKDDGKGFDVAANQYAGNGLANMQQRCESIKGKFQLSSGAAGTELVCTLSGSGENT
- a CDS encoding response regulator transcription factor; translation: MIKVAVAEDNDFLAESIKEKLSLFEGELKYKYRGRNGSHLLALLEEDANLDLILMDIEMPMMNGIKATEQIKLKYPHIKVIMLTVFDDEENIFNAIRAGADGYLLKDESPKVVFEGIKQMMNGGAPMSPAIAAKTLKLLRNPLADMAGQKSEDYELTKREVQVLEQLCTGLDYKSIGENLNISTGTVRKHIENIYSKLHVNNKVEAINKANRERLV
- a CDS encoding S9 family peptidase, translated to MKKIFFLSTILFFLSCSENTEKSSASNPTNMKPPVCKIKPHTLTAHGDERIDNYYWLNDRKNPEVKAYLEAENNYTATQMAETESLQEELYQEMKGRMKEQDESVPVYRNGYYYKTKTVEGGEYPIYVRSKDRNFTAEQVLLDGNELAEGYEYFDMGGYEISPNNELMAFAIDTLSRRLYDIQIKNLVTGEIYPEVLQYGDGSLAWADDNTTLFYSAQNPQTLRSDKVMKHQLGDLASEDEEVYFEEDDTFSTYVFRSKSDAYIMIENYSTLTTETLILSSDNPNGQFQVFHPRTKGLEYSVYHAKDDLFYVLTNKDGATNFQLMTAESGCTKSDCWKTLIPHRDDVLLEYLTVFENFLVIEERSKGLNHIRIIPSNGGEEYYLPFNDNSYVAYTSGNSEYNTSKLRFWYSSLTTPGTTYEFDMETKDQEILKQQEIVGGYDPNEYTSKRLFATARDGVKVPISLVYKNTTKLGAETPLLLYAYGSYGSSEDPYFSSSRISLLNRGFVFAIAHIRGGQELGRKWYEDGKLLKKWNTFNDFMDCTKFLIEKGYTSSDHCYAMGGSAGGLLMGVVSNEGSDLYNGIIAQVPFVDVVTTMLDESIPLTTGEYDEWGNPNNKEYYDYMLSYSPYDQVKEQAYTNMLITTGFHDSQVQYWEPAKWVAKLRTMKTDTNLVLLHTNMSAGHGGASGRFEYLKEVAREYAFMFMLEGITE
- a CDS encoding LysR substrate-binding domain-containing protein, yielding MNFQQLEYILAVHRHQHFGKAAESCHVTQATLSAMIIKLEEELGFSIFDRSHKPIKTTDQGLEVMEKARNILSLQRELIGIKETDSFMSGTIRIGIIPTIASSLLPIILPEIMKSYPDLKLIVNEITTEEIVHHLQMDKIDLGILATPLNEDTLEEYILYYEPMLVYGLDNSKKDYITSSEVKNKEIWLLEEGHCFRNQAITICELQEKKVDESKLRLEANSFETLINITDQFGGLTLLPELYCLQLPEQRKRKLSPFKKPIPVREISIVSYRQVVNPKTIQTLSTLIKELVTPRLSVSNYQNKDLDIIGI